The Microtus pennsylvanicus isolate mMicPen1 chromosome 5, mMicPen1.hap1, whole genome shotgun sequence DNA segment gaaaaaaagactATAAAGAAGTTGagtgaggccaggcagtggtggcgcatgcctttaatctcagcactcaggaaacagaggcaagcggatctctgagtttgaggccagcctggtctacagagctagtgccaggacaggctccaaagctacacagagaaaccctgccttgaaaaacccaaaggaaaaaaaaaaaaaaaccctgagtgAGCAGTACTTCCACACTTACCAGGGAGGCAGTACGGATGGTGGCAAAGTGGTCCCGGTTACGGCAATAAGCCCGGCGGCGAGCAgaagaggtggtggaggtgggaggggctgCAGGTGGTTGGAGTGGACCCGGGGTCATTTCTGGCTGGTAGGGATCATCATATAGGTTATCTGAGCCctagaaaaagggaagaaagaggggatGCCCAAAGTTCAGGTGCCAGTGAACCCCAGAGAGTTACCCAAGGAGACTCATCCAGGCTGAAATGAGAATAGGGACCTAGGCAGCTCCTCAGCAAAACAGCTCCAACTTGGCCTCTTGCCTCCCAAGCTGCTCAGGGTGAGCTGCATACCGGTAGCCTGTGGATGGTGGAGCTGTGGGAAGTAACTGTATGCTCCCCCTCCTGCATCATGGCCATCTCTCGGGCTTCAgggccttcctcttcctcttcttcctcctcctcttcctcctcttcctcctcctcctcattgtcTGAGGCATCTGCTAGGCTGTTGACTGAGCTGCTTTGGCTGGAGGCGCTGATGGACATGCTGGGCACCGAGTGGCTACTTTCTAGACTGGTTAGTGTCCCGGCTCGGTGCATGTAGGGTTCTGCTTCCTGCGAACAGGGTGTGAGCTGTTGGGCAGTGAAAGGGAAGGACAAGAATATGGAGTAGCACGAGGAAAGAAGGTGAAGACAGGTGGGGAAGAAGGGCCAAGCCCAGTATGGGGAGTTGTCAGGACAAGCTAggtcacctcctcttcctctggagCCTCAGCACCAGGGCCATTGGGTGCCTCTTGGAATAGTATCTTCTTCATCTTTCGATACTGCAGATTATCCAATTCCCGTACAGCATCTTTGGTCCTCTGGATTAGGTCCATGATGACTGTGGGTGGCCGCTCCCGGAGCACAAAGCGGTGCTAGGGAAACAGAACACCTGAGATCTGCTGTCAGTTCTCCCCATCCCTCTAGATCCCAGGCCTCTCGGTATCTCCTGGCCCCAGGCCATGCCTACCGCagctggatgctcacctttgtcTTATCCCTGTTTCTCACAGTAACTCTCTTACTACCCCCACAGCTCCATTTCTCCAGGCATCACTGATAGGTAAGGTATTAAGGAGACCCCAATCTAGTTTTGCGTACCAAAGGCTAAATGCTTTTGGAGGTATCACATAACCTCTTCAGGCCCTCAAAAGTTACCCTTTAAAAAACCAGGAGGTCAATCTAGGAGTCTGTTAGTCCCAACTAGGGCTTCTTAGAGGACACTTTGGGTCTGTGAAAGGAATGAGGTTTCTCCAgtttggaaaacttaaaaacatCTCAGGCAAATCATACATTTATCCATGATCTTTGACtaagaaaaatgtgaaaacaaaTTACTACTTAAATTAAGATAGTATGGCAGATAAAATCTAGCAAAACACAGGGGCCTTGAGGCATCAGGGCCTGGGGCAAAATTTATAAAGGAAGATTCCTGGATGAAGAATTGGGACTCACTGACCCACATTTTCTGCGGCTCTACCAGCTACTGTTCCAGAACTTAGGCCAGGGAGTGCTCACCTTCAGAAGAACCTCTGAGGTTGGTCTATCTTGAGGGATTTTCTGAAGACAGGAGTCAACAAAATTCCGGAAGTACTCAGACCTGACATCCCAGGAAGAATGAAATAGCAGGCATGAGCCAAGCAGCTAAACCCAGAACCCCTTGGCCCAAGAAGCCCAGTCCTTACCAGTGTCCTGACTGGAGAGCAGGGGACTCGTTCTGTGCAATGTGGTATAAGGCACTCATTGCATTCATGTTAAACAGTGGTGGCTTCCGCTCCGCTACAGAAAGGACAAAGGAAGAAGGTGAGAAGAGGTAGATGATCAGAAACTAGAAGGGAACTCAAAACAGCATGGGTTCAAATCCCATCTCCCTAGCTTCCTTCCTGCTTGACGTTGAGCAATTCCCGATCCTGCTGAGTCTTAATTTGCTCTCAGTAAAATGTAATACCCATCCTATCTGCTGCACGAGGGCAGAGGAAGGATtagagaaaacagcaaaaaggCATAAAGAAGCACACTCAAATTATCAGAGAACAAAACCTACCAatgtgggaaagaaaaagaaacagagacatgtTCTGTGTTCAACAAACTTCCAGTCTAAAATTAACTAAACAAACAACACTAGACAGAGCTAGAAATATATcttagtggtagaatacttgcttaGCTTGTGCCAGGCTCTAGATTTGATTCCCAAAAccatcaaaacaaaaccagtaacACCAAGTTAACATTGTTAATTGTGGTAGGAGGGGAAACAGATAAATGGCTAGGAAACTAAGGAGAGGTGTTTAGAAAAGGGAATACTGGCAGTAGCTCTAAGAGGAACTCCTTCTAGCCcagagaaatgtttttattttgtttttgagacagggtttctctgtacggCTCTGACTAttttagaactagctctgtagctgggtggtggtggcacacacctttaatcccagcactcaggagacagaggatctctgtgagttcaaggccagccaagtctagttctaggacaggcaccaaagctacagagaaaccctgactcaaaaagaaaaagaaacactagctctgtagaccaggttgggctcaAACTCAATACAGATCCAGCTGCCTcaatctcccaagtgcttggattaaaggcatgagccgtCACCACCTGGTTGGTTAGCTGTTTTTGATCTAAATAGTGATTTCAAAAACTTACTTGCCAACAATAATTACAAGAATATAAATTTGCAGTCTTTCTTTAAGAATCagatatgggggctggagagatggtttagcagttaagagctgttctttcaaaggacccaggttcaattcccagcattcatatggtagctcacaactgtctataattccagttctaggagatctgacaccttcacatcaatgcacataaaataaggttaaataaattatgggggaaaaaaagaatcagatATGGTAAAATGGAGTCTCTATCCCTATATAACAATGAGTAGAACTAAGCAATAGTGGTCCTCTATAGGAATGGTGGCCTCCAGCTTGTCCTGCCTCCTCCAACACCAATCCAGACACTGAATACTGGctgccctttctctttcctgtctttttcccccctctttcctgcccttcttttttttcctctctccatttcttccttcctttctttttaataatttatttttatgtgcattggtgttttgcctacatgtatgtctatgtgaagaTGCCAgatgctctggagctggagttacagatagttttgagcagcaatgtggttgctgggaattgaacccaggtcctctggaagagcagacagtgctcttaactgctgagccatctctccagccctactggCTGTCATTTCTAATGAGGCTTTCAATAGGGAGAACCTGTGTATCCACATCTCTACAAAATCTAGGAATACAGTAGACAGCTCGTCTCTATGACCTATTCCACACATTTCCCCACCTGTCTGGCCATGGCCTCAGAGGGCACAAGTACAACTTACTCTCTGATGGCAGGCACAAGCTCCTAACATGCTCCACATGGCAGAGCCCACataggaaagaggaagcagaggctCTAGCCTGGTATAAGATAGCTtcggagccgggcggtggtggcgcacgcctttaatcccagcactcgggaggcagaggcaggcggatctctatgagttcgagaccagcctggtctacaagagctagttccaggacaggctccaaagccacagagaaaccctgtctcgaaaaacaaaaaaaaaaaaaaaaaaaaaagatagcttcgGTTTAGGAGGCCACAGGAAGCCACTGATGGCTCTGACCAGGCACTGAAATGACTGCACTGAGCATAGACAGACCTCCTTGGCCTGAGTATATCACAGACTATTAAGTAGAGACTGGCTGCCAGGTAGTGGCggcacatacctctaatcctagcactcaggaggcagatctctgagtgtgaggccagcctgtgtgtgtgtgtgtgtgtgtgtgtgtgtgtgtgtgtgtgtgtgtgtgtgtgtgttatgggtgGTGGGTGTAGAGGGGTGGATGACTGGTAGAGGAAAGATCTCTGCAGGAAGCAATCAGTAAAAACTACTCTTTCTTGGACTGGTGTTGTGCTGGAAGTCTTACAAGCTTTACACCTTAGACAAATGCTTTGGTAGTGCAAAGAGATATGCAAAGAGAGCACCAACATGGCTCCGAGGCCTAACTCACTGGGCCTAACTTCTGGGACCTGTCAACTCACTCCTCTGCATTACACATGTAGTTCCAAAAGCTAGTCTCAGTTCCTCAGGCCTGCTCACCCTCTCAGCTTCTACAACGCTGCTTTCTGTCTGGAACGCTCTACCCCGCATCTTTCTAGCAGTTCTTTGTCTTGCAGGTTTGTTTAAACATTTCTATTACACACAGGGCTTCCTTAGCCCCTAAACTAGGTCAAGTTTTGGCTCCGTTCCACTCCTGGAGCTTCTACACTCTTATCCCATTGACAGAAAACATGCCTAGCTTTCCCTACTTGAATGCAGTTTTAACGAAGGCAGGAATTTTACCACTGTACCCCCAGAACCCAGCACACTGGGCACTTAAAACAGATTTAGAATCCACGGAGTGGGCAAGAGGCAAGAACTGTTAGAAAATTTTTAGGTATAAGAATTGGCAGGAGgccgggtgtggtggtacatgcctttaatcccagaactcaggaggcaggtggatctctgagtttgaggtcagtttggtctacagagcaagttccaggatagccagagctacacaatgaaaccGTTTCTTAAAAAACAAGGTAGTGTTTGACAACTGCTTGTATCAGAGAAGCTCCAGGGTAGTCCAAAGGGACAGGCACTGGGTccatgggatgggatggggagaggagaatAATCTGAGGGGCGAAGAGGACATCCTTACCCAGCTCAATACAGGTTATCCCCAAGGACCAGACATCCACTTTGCCATCGTACTGCCCCTCATCCATGGCTAGGATCACCTCTGGAGCCATCCTGGGAGGATAGTAGGAAAGAAAGGCTAACCTCTGACCCAGATCATACATGCCTTATTTCCAACATCTCTGGACTCTTCACCTACTACCTCTCCTCTCCCACTCACCAGTATGGAGTGCCCACAAAGGAGTTGGCAGGTGCCATGATAGATGCAGAGCCAAAGTCTCCCAATTTTACTAAGCCTGGTTCAGACAGCAAGATGTTTCCAGCCTTCACATCCCTGACAGAGGCAAAAGACGAAAACGCATCTCAGAAAAGATGTGGAGGCTTTAGTAAAATGAGGTCTGGTACAAAAACCACCCCACTCTTAGCCCTGACACTGTCATACCTATGAATCATGTTGTGCGAGTGTAGATATGCCAGGCCCTGAAGCGCCCCATGGGTCACTGCTGCAATCTCCACCTCCTGAAGGGGCTTCTTGTGTActgtagaaggaagtgaggtaaCAAACTGAGGGAGCCACAGGGGTGGAGTAGGCTACTTTCTCCCACAGCTTTCCTGCTTATCTTCTTCACCCCACTTTCTGGTTTACTTACCTTCTAGAAGATCAGAAGCTGAGCCCAGGCAATACTCCATCACCAGCTAAGGAAGGGTCAAGTGTTAGAGATCAGCAGGTTCTGGCCACCCCTGGCCCAGCTCCCTTGAGCAGAAACTCAAAACAGAGCTTTCTTGTTTATCTTCCACTCAGGCAATGCCAAAAGGGTAATgacagagaggaagggcagcTAGAGAAAACAAGAGGTGGTAGGAGAGTCTCTGGATTCAAGGCCTCCCTGAGAACGATTCCAAGACACCTACCATTGCTCCCATCCATCCAGATCCCTTTAAAGTCCCCTTCAATCACCTCCTCCTAAAGAACACATGTCCCTTGCAGCTTGTCAACTGCCTATGCCTCTCTGGATCAGCCTCTCATCCTGTGCCTATACAAAtgcttatatttttgttttactttttgatacaggatctcacaGTGTAGCCGTGGCTGGCCCAGaactgactatgtagaccaggctggccttgaactcacagagagctaccTGTGCTTGtagcctcagtgctgggattagaggtgtgagccactatgcctggctcatgGTTTTCCTGAGGACTAATATGGTCAGGAGAGACTTCCCAATTAGGAGGCTGGACCAGGAAAAGATGTAGCAGTTGTAGGTCGGCTCACCCAAGCTGTGTGCTCCCTCAGGTAACAGCCCCGGTACTGAATGGTATTGGGATGTCGTAGCTTCTGTAAGAACCGCACCTCCTTGATAATGTCCTGCCATTTCTAGGAGGACAAGAGAAGAGGGGGTTACCTAGCCTGCATGTTGAGACTAgggtcctctgccctccacaacCTGATCTCAATGAACCCAACTAACCTCATTTGACTGCTTCCCACTATAGGACATCTTCTTGATGGCCACCACCTCACTGTTCCGGACATCCCGGGCCTAGAGGACCAGATTGGAGAATGGGAAAGATACTTTGGGCATGGTGTGGAGGAGGACCTGCTGAGTCAGCAGGAGAGGGTGGGTAGGGCTATTGTGGTGGAGTGGCGCAGAGAGCCTGAACAGCGACCCACAGGTTAAAAAGACTCCACCCTTGCTGGCTTTACCCTCTTTTAAGACCCAACTCACAAAGTACACAGCTCCAAAGCTGCCATGGCCAATTTCCCGGAGGTCAGAGAAAAGCTTCTCAGGGTCATCCTTGAAGAAGAGCTCAGCTAC contains these protein-coding regions:
- the Taok2 gene encoding serine/threonine-protein kinase TAO2 isoform X5, encoding MPAGGRAGSLKDPDVAELFFKDDPEKLFSDLREIGHGSFGAVYFARDVRNSEVVAIKKMSYSGKQSNEKWQDIIKEVRFLQKLRHPNTIQYRGCYLREHTAWLVMEYCLGSASDLLEVHKKPLQEVEIAAVTHGALQGLAYLHSHNMIHRDVKAGNILLSEPGLVKLGDFGSASIMAPANSFVGTPYWMAPEVILAMDEGQYDGKVDVWSLGITCIELAERKPPLFNMNAMSALYHIAQNESPALQSGHWSEYFRNFVDSCLQKIPQDRPTSEVLLKHRFVLRERPPTVIMDLIQRTKDAVRELDNLQYRKMKKILFQEAPNGPGAEAPEEEELTPCSQEAEPYMHRAGTLTSLESSHSVPSMSISASSQSSSVNSLADASDNEEEEEEEEEEEEEEEEEGPEAREMAMMQEGEHTVTSHSSTIHRLPGSDNLYDDPYQPEMTPGPLQPPAAPPTSTTSSARRRAYCRNRDHFATIRTASLVSRQIQEHEQDSALREQLSGYKRMRRQHQKQLLALESRLRGEREEHSGRLQRELEAQRAGFGTEAEKLARRHQAIGEKEARAAQAEERKFQQHILGQQKKELAALLEAQKRTYKLRKEQLKEELQENPSTPKREKAEWLLRQKEQLQQCQAEEEAGLLRRQRQYFELQCRQYKRKMLLARHSLDQDLLREDLNKKQTQKDLECALLLRQHEATRELELRQLQAVQRTRAELTRLQHQTELGNQLEYNKRREQELRQKHAAQVRQQPKSLKSKELQIKKQFQETCKIQTRQYKALRAHLLETTPKAQHKSLLKRLKEEQTRKLAILAEQYDQSISEMLSSQAVVSSILLSQRFREYLEHMCKYTWGIDSCKCNCCPQAPA